The DNA window TTTTTCTTCACTACAACACTGAATACTTGACAAGGAGTTCGGAGGAAATCCAATTCCAATAGCAGTTAATCCCGTAGCTATGTAAGCAGCAAGTGTATTTTTTCCATAGATTTTAAAAACTATGAAATATGAAAAAGCAATTAGCCAAGATATCTGCATTAAAACTATTAAAATGGCTTTGGGTGTTAGCATACTTAATGTCGATATATCTAAAGAAGCGAAACCCGTAACTAATAGCAATGATAAAAATATGTTGCCAATAAAATTCATATGTGAAAACTGTATATTAAAAATATTGAGCTTGTCCAAAATGAATCTGATTATAATACCGGCAAAGAGCCCTCCTCCCAAAGGAGATAATATTTTTCCGAATCCTAATTGAGTAGGAATATAAGCAATACCTGTTGCAGCAAACAATATTAAAAGATATTTTAGAAGCTCTGAGGTAGTAAAGGTTGGATTAGGAGTTTTAGCTATCTCTGAAAAATCTGCCTTAGGCTCTAAGAGCTTAAACACTATAGTAGATGATATAATTGCTAGAATAACACAAAATACTGAAACACCAGAAAGAGTAGATAAGAAGGCGGTTCCATTATCACCCACCAGTGCAACAGCGTTTTGTGCGAACGAATGGTCTCCTACTAAATTGAGAGAGCTAAACATAATCATATCTTTCTTTGGAAGACTAAAGATTTTTCCAAGTATGATAATGAATACATTTTGCATAATAGCAACTGATACTACTATGACCAGAAAAACCATTTGCTTAAATATCCCGTTCTTGAAAATGTTTTTATCTACACGCAACCCTATTGAAGCAAAAAAACCAGCAAAAAATACGGTGAATAGTGAAAAGTTGATAGATATTTTTATCTTTGGAGAAAGGACATACATAAGTATTGACAATAAAAGTCCACCTATAAAAGGTGCTGGAATATATAGCCTGTTTAGAATAGGGACTTTACTCTTTATAAAGTAGCCCAAGAGAATAAAGGAAATTAGTAGTGCTATGGTTTGTACTGTATTTAGGACAATCGACATTTTTACCCTCCATTTGTTATTTTTTTTCACGAAACTTACACAAACACTTACATAATACTACAAAATATAACATAAAATCAAGGGAAATTTGTGAAGTTTAAGACAATTATAAAAATTATGCTTGCTGTTAGAGCAATTAGCTAAGAAGTTTTTAAGCACTAATAATAAAATTGAAAAATACAATAAAATTTGGTATTATATATTCATATTCAAGAATCAGGAGCTGAGCAGATGAAAGATTTGGAATTGGCTAAAGAAATCCTCGAAGAAAAAGAGCTTACTTTAGCCATAGTAAAAGAGGGAAAAATTCTATTTACAAGTATTGATAAGGGAATAAAGCCTATATATACTGCAGTACGTGAGCTTAAAGAGGAGTTGAAGGGAGCAAGCGTAGCAGATAAAGTCATAGGAAAGGCAGCCGCAATTCTATGCAAATATGCAGATATAAAGGAGCTTTATACAAGGCTTATTTCTAGCGAGGCCATTAAAATATTTGAAGATAGTAGTATCAAGTTTTTTTATGATGAAAGCTCACCATATATTAAAAATAGAGATAAAACAGATATGTGTCCAGTAGAGAAACTATCTCAAAAGGTAGATAGTCCAACAGAGTTAGTTCAAAAAATATCTGAATTTCTAGATAATATGAAAAAGAGGGCATAGTATGAAAATCGCCGTAATAGATGGAAAAGGTGGAGGCATAGGCTGTCAAATAGTAGAAAGACTGAAGTCTTTAAAAAGAGATGATATTGAAATCATTGTACTGGGGACGAATTCCCAAGCCACAGCAAATATGCTAAAAGCCGGAGGTAATGATGGAGCTACAGGTGAAAATGCAATAATATGGATGAGCGACAAGGTGGATATTATTATTGGGCCTATGGCAATAATTGCAGCAAATGCAATGATGGGAGAAATAAGTCCCAAAATGGCAGAAGCAGTTGCAAGCAGCAGAGCTAAAAAGCTTTTATTGCCAGTAAGTAAATGTAATTTTGAAATAATAGGGCTTGAAGGCTATCAATTAAAACAACTCTTTGATGAATTGCTTAAAAAAGTGAAGACAATATTAGAAAAATAAGACCATGAAGGTTTTTTCCAAGAAGGAAACTTTCATGGTTAATTTTTTTG is part of the Proteiniborus sp. MB09-C3 genome and encodes:
- a CDS encoding sodium/glutamate symporter, with the protein product MSIVLNTVQTIALLISFILLGYFIKSKVPILNRLYIPAPFIGGLLLSILMYVLSPKIKISINFSLFTVFFAGFFASIGLRVDKNIFKNGIFKQMVFLVIVVSVAIMQNVFIIILGKIFSLPKKDMIMFSSLNLVGDHSFAQNAVALVGDNGTAFLSTLSGVSVFCVILAIISSTIVFKLLEPKADFSEIAKTPNPTFTTSELLKYLLILFAATGIAYIPTQLGFGKILSPLGGGLFAGIIIRFILDKLNIFNIQFSHMNFIGNIFLSLLLVTGFASLDISTLSMLTPKAILIVLMQISWLIAFSYFIVFKIYGKNTLAAYIATGLTAIGIGFPPNSLSSIQCCSEEKGVIPDLIFIVPPIGSWLIGLINPHIVNWFFSF
- a CDS encoding DUF1893 domain-containing protein, translated to MKDLELAKEILEEKELTLAIVKEGKILFTSIDKGIKPIYTAVRELKEELKGASVADKVIGKAAAILCKYADIKELYTRLISSEAIKIFEDSSIKFFYDESSPYIKNRDKTDMCPVEKLSQKVDSPTELVQKISEFLDNMKKRA
- a CDS encoding DUF3842 family protein — translated: MKIAVIDGKGGGIGCQIVERLKSLKRDDIEIIVLGTNSQATANMLKAGGNDGATGENAIIWMSDKVDIIIGPMAIIAANAMMGEISPKMAEAVASSRAKKLLLPVSKCNFEIIGLEGYQLKQLFDELLKKVKTILEK